Proteins from a genomic interval of Desulfovibrio piger:
- a CDS encoding WYL domain-containing protein, protein MHRITASRVTGRSSAALPDIPAPSGEGLGIREMEEEPFEVSVRFAPEAATYAAERRWSRSQRCEMHDDGSVRLPIRAHNEAECLSWVLGFADRAQVLAPDWLRREIKKTVYAMARLYHTPHKPADTAESGGSPAAACSLRLRE, encoded by the coding sequence GTGCATCGCATCACGGCCAGTCGCGTCACCGGACGCAGCTCTGCCGCCCTGCCGGACATCCCCGCACCGTCCGGCGAGGGGCTGGGCATCAGGGAAATGGAAGAAGAACCTTTCGAAGTCAGCGTGCGCTTTGCCCCGGAGGCCGCCACCTATGCGGCCGAACGCCGCTGGAGCCGGAGCCAGCGTTGCGAAATGCATGACGACGGTTCCGTCAGGCTGCCTATCAGGGCGCATAACGAAGCGGAGTGTCTTTCCTGGGTGCTGGGCTTTGCTGACAGGGCCCAGGTGCTGGCCCCGGACTGGCTGCGCAGGGAGATCAAAAAAACGGTCTATGCCATGGCCCGCCTGTACCACACGCCGCACAAACCGGCAGACACGGCCGAAAGCGGCGGCTCGCCTGCCGCGGCCTGCTCCCTGCGGCTGCGGGAGTAA
- a CDS encoding ABC transporter substrate binding protein encodes MKTSRYVAPVLACLLLLPLLLRDCAFAAPAQADPDGEKVWRVIYVEGGPFSDYQRIFQGLALGLEERGLIENGHVPLPKDSEEARGMWEWLHQHAGGKRLVFPADGFYSADWDGQQREKVRQEVLRRIREKKDVDMVLAFGTWAGQDLAAQDLPVPVIVSSVTNAVDAGIIPSVEDSGRDNLVAPIEPDRFKRQVLLFHDIFAFKKLGIAYEDTPAGRGSIALNEIEDAARELGITLLRCTDTFDIQDTDLASERLLACHKKLVDQGAEAVYLTYNVGLQAGAMRRVLQPLADAHVPTFSQLGAPDVIHGALLSVAQSNTAEEGRFSAGLVEAILKGARPRDLSPVFESPVSMALNLFMATLIGWNPPLEVLAAVDEFYQEMK; translated from the coding sequence ATGAAGACGTCACGATATGTTGCCCCTGTGCTTGCCTGCCTGCTGCTCCTGCCTCTGCTGCTCCGGGACTGCGCCTTTGCCGCCCCTGCGCAGGCCGATCCCGACGGGGAAAAGGTATGGCGGGTGATCTATGTGGAAGGCGGCCCCTTTTCCGATTACCAGCGTATCTTTCAGGGACTGGCCCTGGGACTGGAGGAACGCGGACTGATCGAGAACGGGCATGTGCCCCTGCCCAAGGACAGCGAAGAAGCCCGCGGCATGTGGGAATGGCTGCACCAGCATGCAGGCGGCAAACGTCTTGTCTTTCCGGCGGACGGTTTCTACTCCGCGGACTGGGACGGCCAACAACGGGAAAAAGTACGCCAGGAGGTCCTGCGCCGCATCCGGGAAAAGAAGGACGTGGACATGGTCCTGGCCTTCGGGACCTGGGCCGGACAGGATCTTGCCGCGCAGGATCTGCCTGTTCCGGTCATCGTCTCGTCCGTGACCAATGCGGTGGACGCGGGCATCATCCCCTCGGTGGAAGATTCGGGGCGGGACAATCTGGTGGCCCCTATCGAGCCTGACCGCTTCAAGCGCCAGGTCCTGCTCTTCCACGACATCTTCGCCTTCAAAAAGCTCGGCATCGCCTACGAAGATACCCCGGCCGGCCGCGGCAGCATCGCCCTCAACGAGATCGAGGATGCCGCCAGGGAACTGGGGATCACCCTGCTGCGCTGTACCGATACCTTCGACATCCAGGACACGGACCTGGCCTCGGAGCGTCTGCTGGCCTGTCATAAAAAACTGGTGGACCAAGGGGCCGAGGCTGTTTACCTCACGTATAATGTCGGTCTGCAGGCCGGTGCCATGCGCAGGGTGCTGCAGCCGCTGGCCGATGCGCATGTCCCCACCTTTTCCCAGCTGGGCGCACCGGACGTGATCCACGGGGCCCTGCTGAGTGTGGCGCAATCCAATACGGCCGAAGAAGGCCGCTTCAGCGCCGGTCTGGTGGAGGCCATCCTCAAGGGCGCACGCCCGCGTGATCTCTCGCCGGTCTTCGAAAGCCCCGTCAGCATGGCTCTGAACCTTTTCATGGCCACGCTCATCGGCTGGAACCCGCCGCTGGAAGTGCTGGCCGCCGTGGACGAATTCTATCAGGAGATGAAGTAG
- a CDS encoding alanine racemase: MPELEINLDALAHNLRLVRRQEQAWGFRFLPVLKMVASHPDVVDFLRTQGYARYGIADMTEHLLYGQEPPARTGRVLINLAPPDRADDVVRLFERSAFSCETTFRALDAAARAAGLHHEALLMVDIGDMREGIPQEDAPALLRAVATASQRAAHGPGAHVAGIGVNLGCLYGTCPDDENMALLEALAARAGTLLGHALHRVSLGGSIFWNWFARRHGHGPHLPPGCIMEFRMGDPLLLGRDMYRDEALLAGDFRQDIFRLSATVLEVTERDIRPPRQSVHNGRGLHADCPDLGKRLQALVDCGSLHTDVRGLSLARPDWRISDFSGNYAILDLSGCPQAPVPGEHVRFIPSYWAVARTCRMPHIRKTLIHDTLPGPSLPDSRPASLQQETAPLSEVS; the protein is encoded by the coding sequence ATGCCTGAACTGGAGATAAATCTGGATGCCCTGGCCCATAATCTGCGTCTTGTGCGGCGCCAGGAACAGGCCTGGGGCTTCCGTTTCCTGCCGGTGCTGAAGATGGTGGCTTCCCACCCGGACGTCGTCGATTTCCTGCGTACGCAGGGCTATGCCCGCTACGGCATCGCGGATATGACGGAGCATCTTCTGTACGGACAGGAGCCGCCTGCACGCACAGGGCGCGTCCTGATCAATCTGGCCCCCCCGGACAGGGCGGACGACGTCGTCCGCCTGTTCGAACGCAGCGCCTTTTCCTGTGAGACGACCTTCCGGGCCCTGGATGCTGCTGCCCGTGCCGCGGGTCTGCATCACGAGGCCCTGCTCATGGTGGATATAGGCGACATGCGCGAAGGGATCCCGCAGGAAGATGCCCCCGCCCTGCTGCGGGCCGTGGCGACCGCGTCGCAGCGTGCGGCCCATGGGCCGGGCGCCCATGTGGCGGGCATCGGCGTCAATCTCGGCTGCCTGTACGGGACCTGTCCGGACGACGAGAACATGGCCCTGCTCGAAGCCCTGGCGGCCCGGGCAGGCACCCTGCTGGGGCATGCCCTGCACCGGGTCAGCCTGGGCGGGAGCATCTTCTGGAACTGGTTCGCCCGCCGTCACGGGCATGGACCGCATCTGCCGCCCGGCTGCATCATGGAATTCCGCATGGGGGATCCCCTGCTGCTTGGCCGGGACATGTACCGGGACGAAGCCCTGCTGGCCGGGGACTTCCGGCAGGATATCTTCCGCCTGTCGGCCACGGTGCTGGAAGTGACGGAACGGGACATCCGTCCGCCCCGACAGAGCGTCCACAACGGACGGGGGCTGCACGCCGACTGCCCTGATCTGGGAAAACGGCTCCAGGCGCTGGTGGACTGCGGCAGCCTGCATACGGACGTCCGGGGCCTTTCCCTGGCCCGCCCGGACTGGCGGATATCCGATTTCAGCGGCAATTACGCCATCCTGGACTTGAGCGGCTGCCCACAGGCTCCCGTGCCGGGGGAACATGTCCGGTTCATCCCGTCCTATTGGGCCGTGGCCCGTACCTGCCGTATGCCCCACATCCGCAAGACCCTTATCCACGATACTCTGCCGGGACCATCCCTTCCCGACTCCCGGCCCGCCTCTCTCCAGCAGGAGACGGCGCCCCTTTCGGAGGTTTCATGA
- a CDS encoding MFS transporter: MTMPCSSMDQRAPLGRILAGWIAILLCSLLLYDALLYSSLRTATREGTQASASVAATALKSRMAIGIRFGKKLETYHNVDRLLASVGQAADMPLAVLDARGMALHHWGRFPLLPDISDRLPKTGTEAVLSLKDGELLLAPVADRDEHIVGHIAVWMPSRNLDATLRDLFRQQLLFQGGLALAGILLLSLCLGLRRSGGMPRNLCIAIFLLLMLGNGALALHAVSRQYTQGLRNDAAHTGAILTEDLNRLLLVGVSLDDTSRLSAYLTRAATAHGDDLVLEVLAPSGKVFASSHASGPLPELLPPGEEFPLLELASAFSVSGDSPEQGWKLRATLTRGPWLERLIANGLDILTLVAISLIFMVEMFLLLSRSLEARLQGTTQSHAHRSALFRPLMFVFILAMDMTISFIPLRMAELTTTSILPRDVLLGLPISAEMGMTGLSVLIAGTWMKRKGARPPLMTGIICMALGYLASMLAWTPWLFIAARALVGLGYGLSLLTAQAYTVRNGKLADMFAGVYAGSLCGSALGAMLAERLGYGPVFAISAVILACLALVPLRLLRGQEKQEDVREEAPAARLTLPQIRRLLADRHFLAFILLALLPSALLCVGFLNYFLPVFLKQADVAQSNIGRIYMLNCLIVIYSGPLFARLVGNSLHKGPLLFWAGILSALSVACFCFLPPLPASVAGSILLGLATGLNIPAQSEFLLELDIARAIGVDQAMSLLDALQRVGQVIGPVCVGAVMAIMSVDDAARWAGIILVAISLLFLLLVRPARHSGDRA, encoded by the coding sequence ATGACCATGCCTTGCTCTTCGATGGACCAGCGCGCGCCCTTGGGCCGCATCCTGGCCGGATGGATCGCCATCCTCCTGTGCAGCCTGCTGCTGTACGATGCCCTGCTCTATTCCTCCCTGCGCACGGCCACACGGGAGGGGACGCAGGCATCGGCCAGTGTGGCGGCCACGGCCCTGAAAAGCCGTATGGCCATAGGGATCCGCTTTGGCAAAAAGCTGGAGACCTACCACAATGTCGACCGTCTGCTGGCCAGTGTGGGCCAGGCTGCCGATATGCCGCTGGCCGTACTGGATGCCCGGGGCATGGCCCTGCATCACTGGGGGCGCTTCCCGCTTTTGCCGGACATCAGCGACCGCCTGCCGAAAACGGGAACAGAGGCTGTCCTTTCCCTGAAGGACGGGGAACTGCTGCTGGCCCCCGTCGCGGACCGGGACGAACACATCGTGGGCCATATCGCGGTCTGGATGCCTTCCCGCAATCTGGATGCCACACTCAGGGATCTTTTCCGGCAGCAGCTGCTCTTTCAGGGCGGGCTGGCACTGGCAGGGATACTGCTTTTGTCCCTCTGCCTTGGCCTGCGCCGTTCCGGAGGCATGCCCCGCAATCTGTGCATCGCCATTTTCCTGCTGCTCATGCTGGGCAATGGGGCCCTGGCCCTGCATGCCGTCAGCCGGCAATATACGCAGGGGCTCAGGAACGATGCCGCGCATACCGGCGCCATCCTGACCGAGGACCTCAACCGCCTGCTGCTGGTGGGTGTCTCCCTGGACGATACCAGCCGCCTGTCCGCCTATCTGACCCGGGCCGCCACCGCCCACGGTGACGATCTTGTCCTGGAGGTCCTGGCGCCTTCCGGTAAGGTATTCGCATCGAGCCACGCTTCCGGCCCCCTTCCCGAACTTTTGCCGCCCGGCGAGGAATTCCCCCTGCTGGAGCTGGCCTCGGCCTTTTCCGTCAGCGGGGATTCGCCGGAGCAGGGCTGGAAACTGCGGGCCACCCTCACGCGCGGTCCCTGGCTGGAGCGCCTGATCGCCAACGGGCTGGACATCCTGACCCTGGTGGCCATCTCCCTCATCTTCATGGTGGAGATGTTCCTGCTGCTCTCCCGCAGTCTGGAAGCCCGCCTGCAGGGGACGACGCAATCCCACGCTCACCGCAGCGCCCTGTTCCGCCCGCTGATGTTCGTCTTCATCCTGGCCATGGACATGACCATTTCCTTCATCCCCCTGCGCATGGCCGAACTCACCACCACGAGCATACTCCCGCGCGACGTACTGCTGGGCCTGCCCATCTCCGCAGAAATGGGCATGACCGGCCTCAGCGTGCTCATCGCCGGGACATGGATGAAGCGCAAAGGGGCCCGGCCGCCCCTCATGACGGGCATCATCTGTATGGCCCTGGGCTATCTGGCCTCCATGCTGGCCTGGACCCCCTGGCTTTTCATCGCCGCCCGGGCGCTGGTGGGACTGGGCTACGGCCTTTCCCTGCTCACTGCCCAAGCCTACACGGTGCGGAACGGCAAACTGGCCGACATGTTTGCCGGTGTCTATGCCGGATCCCTGTGCGGCAGCGCCCTGGGGGCCATGCTGGCCGAACGTCTGGGCTACGGTCCCGTTTTCGCCATCTCCGCCGTCATCCTGGCCTGTCTGGCCCTGGTGCCCCTGCGTCTGCTGCGCGGACAGGAAAAGCAGGAAGACGTCCGGGAAGAAGCCCCGGCCGCCAGACTGACGCTGCCGCAGATCCGCCGCCTGCTGGCGGACCGCCACTTCCTGGCTTTCATCCTGCTGGCTCTGCTGCCCTCGGCCCTGCTCTGCGTGGGTTTCCTCAACTACTTTTTGCCTGTCTTCCTCAAGCAGGCCGATGTGGCCCAGTCCAACATCGGACGCATCTACATGCTCAACTGCCTCATCGTCATCTACAGCGGTCCCCTTTTCGCCCGTCTGGTCGGCAACAGCCTGCACAAAGGCCCGCTCCTTTTCTGGGCCGGCATCCTCTCGGCCCTGTCCGTGGCCTGTTTCTGTTTCCTTCCTCCCCTGCCGGCTTCGGTGGCGGGCTCCATCCTGCTGGGACTGGCCACCGGTCTCAACATCCCGGCCCAGAGCGAATTCCTGCTGGAACTGGACATCGCCCGGGCCATCGGTGTGGATCAGGCCATGAGCCTGCTGGATGCCCTGCAACGCGTGGGGCAGGTCATCGGCCCGGTCTGCGTGGGGGCTGTCATGGCCATCATGAGCGTGGATGACGCCGCCCGCTGGGCAGGCATCATCCTGGTGGCCATTTCCCTTCTTTTCCTGTTGCTGGTCCGCCCGGCCCGCCATTCGGGAGACAGGGCATGA
- a CDS encoding SpoIIE family protein phosphatase yields MNASLRLRLALLVVCSVALTVALVLYLTWQRVGETMIGMEEKNFATLLLVEEERLNTATLNHLAAKVRSVLLRKAQLRDTSARVQALLRALAPQRPAGSGQAHLVLQPLLSAMDAASIALVDDVDSIRMEILDTEKLRSGQTSLLGLSSSLRDAKQRPVQRLLKQLSRDGDFAVFDLPRLVATNEGRMVPSGTYRPVLTYFLPLDGHRPSREILVSMIPLDDLEKMAVRAQMQLLEDTREKFREMSLYPGGLVALLDGDGHILVSSGDGLLPDGLDAARAEARQTGMAKVILPSAQGDMLCLLGSIRAFGWYVALTAPLDEIREPSDSLLASLLAVSLPIMLLVALAALLMLIRTLRPLKLLTRKTRQLAEVDFAAPDALDRLEPLLSQGLPLERRDELGQLARAYAHLGGALATNIRNLMEATASKERMEGELSAAREIQMGILPPPDGAPEVCGFRASAFLDPAKEVGGDMYDFFVTSDGRRALVLGDVSGKGVPAALFMSMTVTLVRYALGSGLDPAAAMSQVNAMLEAHNPGNMFVTLFLALYDPQSGELSYANGGHCPPYIIDAASDAPPRMLDKLSGPLVGVIPDMEYTLFTETLKEQETCLLFTDGVTEAMNGDKELYGEARLQDFLAAHRGASPRELLTLIFSELVRFRGEEPQSDDITMLAFCRTHSASVAQPASPRTFS; encoded by the coding sequence ATGAACGCAAGCCTGAGATTGCGGCTGGCCCTGCTGGTGGTCTGTTCCGTGGCCCTCACCGTCGCGCTGGTCCTCTACCTGACCTGGCAGCGGGTCGGGGAGACCATGATCGGGATGGAAGAAAAAAATTTCGCCACCCTGCTGCTGGTGGAAGAGGAACGGCTCAATACGGCCACCCTCAACCATCTGGCGGCCAAGGTGCGCTCCGTGCTCCTGCGCAAGGCGCAGCTGCGGGACACCTCCGCCCGCGTCCAGGCACTGCTGCGGGCCCTGGCCCCGCAACGTCCCGCGGGCAGCGGGCAGGCCCACCTCGTCCTGCAACCCCTGCTGTCCGCCATGGACGCCGCCAGCATCGCTCTGGTGGATGACGTCGACAGTATCCGCATGGAGATCCTGGATACGGAAAAACTCCGTAGCGGCCAGACGAGTCTTCTGGGCCTGTCGTCCAGTCTGCGGGATGCCAAACAGCGGCCCGTGCAGCGCCTGCTCAAACAGTTGTCCCGGGATGGTGATTTTGCCGTTTTTGACCTGCCCCGCCTCGTGGCCACCAACGAAGGCCGCATGGTCCCCTCCGGCACCTATCGCCCCGTGCTGACCTATTTCCTGCCTTTGGACGGCCACAGGCCGTCACGGGAGATCCTGGTCTCCATGATCCCCCTGGACGATCTGGAAAAGATGGCTGTCCGGGCCCAGATGCAACTGCTGGAGGACACGCGGGAAAAATTCAGGGAGATGTCCCTTTATCCCGGCGGGCTCGTGGCGCTGCTGGACGGTGACGGGCATATCCTGGTCTCCAGTGGTGACGGTCTTCTTCCTGACGGCCTCGACGCGGCCCGGGCAGAAGCCCGCCAGACGGGCATGGCCAAGGTCATCCTGCCGTCGGCACAGGGCGATATGCTCTGCCTGCTGGGCAGCATCCGGGCCTTTGGCTGGTATGTGGCCCTGACGGCCCCCCTTGACGAGATACGGGAACCTTCCGACAGCCTGCTGGCCAGCCTGCTGGCCGTGAGCCTGCCCATCATGCTGCTGGTGGCTCTGGCGGCCCTGCTCATGCTCATCAGGACGCTGCGTCCCCTGAAACTGCTGACCCGCAAGACCCGTCAGCTGGCCGAAGTGGATTTTGCCGCCCCCGATGCCCTTGACCGGCTCGAGCCCCTCCTCAGCCAGGGGCTGCCGCTGGAACGTCGCGACGAGCTGGGCCAGCTGGCCCGGGCCTATGCCCATCTGGGCGGGGCCCTTGCCACCAACATCCGCAATCTGATGGAGGCCACCGCCAGCAAGGAACGTATGGAGGGCGAGCTTTCCGCCGCACGCGAGATCCAGATGGGCATCCTCCCGCCCCCGGACGGAGCTCCCGAAGTGTGCGGTTTCCGGGCCTCGGCCTTTCTGGATCCCGCCAAGGAAGTGGGCGGCGACATGTACGACTTTTTCGTCACCAGCGACGGGCGGCGGGCCCTTGTCCTGGGAGACGTGTCCGGCAAAGGTGTCCCGGCGGCCCTGTTCATGTCCATGACCGTCACGCTCGTGCGCTACGCCCTCGGCTCCGGGCTCGATCCGGCGGCCGCCATGTCGCAGGTCAACGCCATGCTCGAGGCCCACAACCCGGGCAACATGTTCGTGACCCTTTTCCTGGCCCTGTATGACCCCCAAAGCGGTGAACTGAGCTACGCCAACGGCGGGCACTGCCCGCCCTACATCATCGATGCGGCCTCGGACGCCCCGCCCCGCATGCTGGACAAGCTGAGCGGCCCGCTGGTGGGCGTCATCCCGGACATGGAATACACGCTGTTCACGGAAACCCTCAAGGAACAGGAGACCTGCCTGCTCTTTACCGACGGGGTGACCGAAGCCATGAACGGCGACAAGGAACTGTACGGTGAGGCCCGGTTGCAGGATTTCCTGGCCGCCCATCGCGGGGCCTCGCCCAGGGAACTGCTGACGCTCATCTTCTCGGAGCTTGTCCGCTTCCGGGGAGAAGAGCCCCAATCCGACGACATCACCATGCTGGCCTTCTGTCGCACGCACAGTGCGAGCGTGGCCCAACCTGCCTCTCCCCGGACATTCTCATGA
- a CDS encoding sigma-54 interaction domain-containing protein → MHEKNARTLALLIRLCDDLAWGRPADEDALFALTREGSSSPELERLAEAFGMMIVKVEAREFHRAELLEKVEQLSQELGKSRLRLHEENRQVVETLQKEYNVRRIIGRCPAMRQVVAQALAIARRPINTLILGPSGTGKEIFAKTIHYHSPRRDAPFVAVNCTAIPDSLFESEMFGIEKGVATGVSARRGLVEEASGGTLFLDELADMSLPNQAKLLRVLEEREVLRVGSARPVPVDIKVIAATNVDLRQAVARGRFREDLYYRLNVAELTLPPLRERGDDILLLARHLLAQHAHNMERAALTLAPATQQCLLAYDWPGNVRELSNEMERAAALTVDTVIRPSDLSPKLLAALARHGCIKTSATAPREPLPDIRTTFNLEQAERLLVQRALDACQGNKSRAAELLGITREGLRKKLLRLDKTAHGHDGEEA, encoded by the coding sequence ATGCACGAAAAGAACGCCCGAACCCTTGCCCTGCTGATACGCCTGTGCGACGACCTTGCCTGGGGTCGTCCCGCGGACGAGGATGCCCTGTTCGCCCTGACCCGGGAAGGCAGCTCCTCGCCGGAGCTGGAACGTCTGGCCGAGGCCTTCGGCATGATGATCGTCAAGGTGGAAGCCCGTGAATTCCACCGGGCGGAACTGCTGGAAAAGGTGGAACAGCTTTCGCAGGAGCTGGGAAAAAGCCGTCTGCGCCTGCACGAGGAGAACCGGCAGGTGGTGGAGACCCTGCAAAAGGAGTACAATGTCCGCCGCATCATCGGTCGCTGCCCGGCCATGCGCCAGGTGGTGGCCCAGGCCCTGGCCATCGCCCGGCGGCCCATCAACACTCTGATCCTGGGGCCTTCCGGCACGGGCAAGGAGATCTTCGCCAAGACCATCCATTACCACTCCCCCAGGCGTGATGCCCCCTTCGTGGCCGTCAACTGTACGGCCATCCCCGACTCCCTGTTCGAAAGCGAGATGTTCGGCATCGAAAAGGGCGTGGCCACCGGCGTCAGCGCCCGCCGCGGCCTGGTGGAAGAAGCTTCGGGCGGGACGCTCTTCCTTGACGAACTGGCGGACATGTCCCTGCCCAATCAGGCCAAACTGCTGCGCGTGCTCGAGGAACGGGAAGTCCTGCGCGTGGGCAGCGCCCGGCCCGTGCCCGTGGACATCAAGGTCATCGCGGCCACCAATGTGGACCTGCGGCAGGCCGTGGCCCGGGGGCGCTTCCGGGAAGACCTGTACTACCGCCTCAATGTGGCCGAGCTGACGCTCCCTCCCCTGCGCGAACGGGGCGACGACATCCTGCTGCTGGCCCGGCATCTGCTGGCCCAGCATGCGCACAATATGGAACGCGCTGCCCTGACCCTGGCCCCGGCCACCCAGCAGTGCCTGCTGGCCTACGACTGGCCCGGCAATGTGCGCGAACTGAGCAACGAGATGGAACGGGCAGCGGCCCTTACCGTGGATACGGTCATCCGTCCGTCGGATCTTTCTCCCAAACTGCTGGCCGCCCTGGCGCGCCACGGCTGCATAAAGACAAGCGCCACCGCCCCCCGGGAACCGCTGCCGGACATCCGGACGACATTTAATCTGGAACAGGCGGAGCGCCTGCTGGTACAGCGGGCCCTCGACGCCTGCCAGGGCAACAAGAGCCGGGCGGCGGAACTGCTCGGCATCACCCGGGAAGGCCTGCGCAAAAAACTGCTGCGCCTCGACAAGACGGCCCACGGCCATGACGGGGAGGAGGCATGA
- the sctU gene encoding type III secretion system export apparatus subunit SctU, with amino-acid sequence MSSEKTEQPTPKRLRESREKGQVAKSQDVPSALTVMAVAVYLLAMSSDMLNTLLAMGEAPMLLMDRPFEEALPLAVTSTLLCALRVALPLIGMVMVVALCANMMQVGVLFSVQAAMPKLENLSMNKWFKQVFSLKNLVEFLKNIIKVLILGINVYVIFSDYMPQLFRIPQGDIGDMWRLLGSVCGDLVLVSAGVFCVIAAADWCFQKWQFNKQHMMSKEEVKREFKESEGDPLIKGKRKQLHQEMIAQNQIANVRKAKVLVTNPTHFAVALDYEKDRTPLPVILAKGQGVLAQRMIETAREEGIPIMRNVPLARSLYEQGTENAYIPQDLIGPVAEVLRWVQSLRQG; translated from the coding sequence ATGAGCAGCGAAAAAACAGAACAACCGACCCCAAAACGCCTGCGGGAGTCCCGGGAAAAAGGGCAGGTCGCCAAAAGCCAGGACGTGCCTTCGGCCCTGACCGTCATGGCGGTGGCCGTCTATCTGCTGGCCATGTCTTCCGACATGCTCAATACCTTGCTGGCCATGGGCGAGGCCCCCATGCTGCTCATGGACAGGCCGTTCGAGGAGGCCCTGCCCCTGGCCGTCACGTCCACCCTGCTCTGCGCCCTGCGTGTGGCCCTGCCGCTCATCGGCATGGTCATGGTCGTGGCCCTTTGTGCCAACATGATGCAGGTGGGGGTGCTGTTTTCCGTACAGGCCGCCATGCCCAAACTGGAAAACCTGAGCATGAACAAATGGTTCAAGCAGGTCTTTTCCCTCAAGAACCTGGTGGAGTTCCTCAAGAACATCATCAAGGTGCTGATCCTGGGCATCAATGTGTACGTCATTTTTTCCGACTACATGCCGCAGCTGTTCCGCATCCCGCAGGGTGACATCGGCGACATGTGGCGCCTTCTCGGTTCCGTTTGCGGTGACCTTGTCCTTGTTTCGGCGGGCGTGTTCTGCGTCATCGCCGCCGCGGACTGGTGCTTCCAGAAGTGGCAGTTCAACAAGCAGCACATGATGAGCAAGGAAGAAGTCAAACGGGAATTCAAGGAAAGCGAGGGCGATCCGCTCATCAAGGGCAAGCGCAAGCAGCTGCACCAGGAGATGATCGCCCAGAACCAGATCGCCAACGTCAGGAAAGCGAAGGTGCTTGTGACCAACCCCACCCATTTTGCCGTGGCTCTGGACTATGAAAAAGACAGGACCCCCCTGCCCGTCATCCTGGCCAAGGGCCAGGGCGTGCTGGCCCAGCGCATGATCGAGACCGCCCGGGAAGAGGGCATCCCCATCATGCGCAACGTGCCGCTGGCACGCAGCCTGTACGAGCAAGGCACGGAAAACGCCTATATCCCCCAGGACCTCATCGGCCCCGTGGCGGAAGTGCTGCGCTGGGTGCAATCCCTGCGCCAAGGATAA
- the sctT gene encoding type III secretion system export apparatus subunit SctT produces MDFSQFLQELGVYGHLTALLLGMPRLFALVTVAPFLGSAVVTGQIRLLLVLALYLPLHPVIVSHLTDEITLSAALSLAVGGKLALLLLKEAVLGLMIGFLAGIVFWTVQSAGFFMDNQRGASMAEGTDILSGDQSSPLGQLLFQSLVYIFYTSGAFLAFMGLVYASYGIWPVTQLLPLDVPQGAPLYFAEKVGWLMGHMLLLAGPIAAACLLTDVALGLINRFASQLNVYVLAMPIKCGIAAFLLCFYFGLLLSHAPELFDFTRESILKLNNLLPGGE; encoded by the coding sequence ATGGATTTTTCGCAATTTTTGCAGGAACTCGGGGTCTACGGGCACCTCACGGCCTTGCTGCTGGGCATGCCGCGGCTCTTCGCCCTGGTCACGGTGGCGCCCTTCCTGGGCTCTGCGGTGGTGACGGGCCAGATACGTCTGCTGCTGGTGCTGGCCCTGTACCTGCCCCTGCATCCCGTCATCGTCAGCCACCTGACCGACGAGATCACGCTTTCCGCAGCGCTCTCCCTGGCGGTGGGCGGCAAGCTGGCCCTGCTCCTGCTCAAGGAGGCCGTGCTCGGCCTGATGATCGGCTTTCTTGCGGGCATCGTCTTCTGGACCGTGCAAAGTGCCGGTTTTTTCATGGACAACCAGCGCGGGGCCAGCATGGCCGAAGGAACGGACATCCTTTCCGGCGACCAGAGCAGCCCTCTGGGCCAGCTGCTGTTCCAGAGCCTGGTCTACATTTTTTATACTTCCGGGGCGTTCCTGGCCTTCATGGGGCTGGTGTACGCCAGTTACGGCATCTGGCCGGTGACGCAGCTCCTGCCCCTGGATGTGCCCCAGGGAGCGCCCCTGTATTTTGCGGAAAAGGTCGGCTGGCTCATGGGGCACATGCTGCTGCTGGCCGGGCCCATCGCGGCAGCCTGTCTTTTGACCGACGTGGCCCTGGGCCTGATCAACCGTTTTGCGTCCCAGCTCAACGTGTATGTGCTGGCCATGCCCATCAAGTGCGGCATCGCGGCTTTCCTGCTGTGCTTCTATTTTGGACTGCTGCTGTCGCATGCACCGGAACTTTTTGATTTTACACGGGAATCCATCCTCAAGCTGAATAATCTCCTGCCGGGAGGGGAATGA
- the sctS gene encoding type III secretion system export apparatus subunit SctS — MELAIDYAVKALYLVMILSLPPIIVASVVGIVLSLIQAITQLQEQTLAFGVKLLAVGLTLFLMGKWLSGEILRYSEDIFNRFYLL, encoded by the coding sequence ATGGAACTTGCCATCGATTACGCCGTCAAGGCCCTGTACCTGGTCATGATCCTGTCCCTGCCGCCCATCATCGTGGCTTCGGTGGTGGGCATCGTGCTCAGCCTCATCCAGGCCATCACCCAGCTGCAGGAACAGACCCTGGCCTTCGGCGTCAAGCTGCTGGCCGTGGGCCTGACGCTCTTCCTTATGGGCAAATGGCTGAGCGGCGAGATATTGCGGTACAGCGAGGACATCTTCAACCGCTTCTACCTACTCTGA